A stretch of DNA from Methanoplanus endosymbiosus:
ATATCTCCTGATCGGTGAAGGAGAGGCATTTCCATCGTCTTCATCCGGCTGCCTGCCATTGCCGCCCGGATATTCTCAATGGCCGTCTCTCTTTTCTCTTCCGGGAAAAGTATCCGGAGGTTTTTCCCGACAGCTTCAACGGCCGGAATTCCGGTCAGATCCTCAAAGGCATGGTTAAAGCGGGTGATTGTAAGTTCAGGATTCCAGACGATTATAGGGCCGTTTGCGTAAGTGATCAGTCTGTTTAAGTGCTCATTCACTTCGTTAAGTTTATCGCCTGTCCTGACAAGTTCGTCAAGCTGCTGGTGGAGTTCCTCTTCAGCGTCTGCAAGTTCTTTATTCTTTCTTTTAATCTCTTCCTCTGCCTCTTTACGGGCAGTTCTGTCTGTAAATGTCACTGCAAACTGTCCGGTTTTTGGAGAATATGCAAAGACATCATACCACTGGTCAAGTTCCCGGCTGTAATTTTCAAACTCTGCCGTCTTTCCGGTAAGGGCGACATCTCCGTACGTCTCTATCCAGTAGTCCTCAGTTCCGGGGAGAACCTCCAGAACCCTCCTGCCAATAATCTCCTCAGCCTTAAGTCCGGTAAGTTTCTCAAAAGCAGGATTGACTGCAAGGAAACGGTAATCAGCAGGCTCTTTATTCCCGTTCGTGATTATCTCATGCAGGGCGAATCCCTTCGTCATATTCTCAAAAAGCTGCCTGTAACGCTCCTCGCTCTTATGAAGTGCTTCTTCACCCTTTCTTTGTGCAACAGCATATCTTATCTTATTGGTGAGTTCGGCAAACTGTGATTTTGGCTCCCCTCCCTTCTGGATATAAAAATCAGCTCCACTGTTTAGGGCTTCAATTACAACTTCCTCACGGCCCTTTCCTGTGAAGATTATAAACGGCGTATTATCTCCACGTCCGCGAAGAGAGTTTAAAAATAAGATTCCGTCGCATTCCGGCATCTGATAGTCTGAGATTATGGTGTCATATCTGCTGGCGGATAAAAGTTCTAAGGCATCAGATGCACTCTCGCAGGTTGTAACATTAAAATCCCCTATATGCTCAAGATATAACTTTCCGGCTTCAAGAAGGACTGGTTCGTCATCCACATATAATATTGACAACGTCTGTTTTGAGGACTCCGAACCGTTCATAATTACTTTTCCGGTTAGATTGTATTAATATCTTTCTCAATTCTCCACGCACCGTCCGGAACAGTCATCTCAAAACGTGCACCTTTTCCGTGCACCCCGTTCTCCCGGATAGTAATTCCGGTGATGGCAAGGATTTCACGGATCAGGAAGAGGCCAAGGCCCGTATTTGCACCAACTCCACGCTCAAAGATCTTCTCTTTCATATCGTCCGGCACACCGCATCCGTCATCCTCCCAGATGATAATATATCCATGAGTCTTCTTCTCCTTTTCATGACCGCCATCTGGCTCTTCTTCAGGCTGTTCTTCCGGCCTGCATGATACCCTTATCCCGGTTGCACCTTTGCCATGTCGTAGTGTGTTGTCATAAAGATTTGAAAGTACTCTCTCAATCATCGGATCTGCAAAAATAAAGAGTCCTTTGCAGTCGCATATGAGAGTGATATTGCCTCTTCCGGTCTTCTCCATAAGGGGTGGCAGATTAAACCAGAAAGGATCTTCTGATCCAAGTTCGTTATACTCACGTGTGAATTCAATCTGCCTCTGTATTGAATAAGTTGCCTGGTTTACATTATTTAGATATCTTTCAAGTTCAGGATCCTTTTCAATACTGTCGGCAATATCGAGATAACCTTCAATCACCATTATCTGGTTGAGAATATCATGGCGGGTTATCCCGGAAAGCAGCTGGAGTTTTTTGTTTGCAATCTTAAACGCCTCTTCAGCCCGTTTCCGGCTGGATATGTCCCTTACAACCGCTATAAGTACCTGATTATTATCCCACAGTCCGCGGGTAACTGTTGTCTCGGCCTCGATAAGTTTTCCTTCCTTTGTAAGGACCGGTATCATGCAGGAATCGATCTCTCCGGCAATCATGGCCTGGATATTTGAAATTACCTCCTCCATCCTGTTTGCCGGACGAAGTATTGTGGCATCTCTGCCAATAAGTTCACTCTCCAGATAGCCAAGCCTGCTCAGGATTGTATTATTTACCCTCACTACCCTGCCGTTCATATCGAGGATGACGATCATCTCACCGACTGAATTAAAGAGAAGTTCAAGATTTGCAGCTAATTTTTTAGACTCATCTTCAGCTGCAAACCTTTCAACTGTGCTGCCAAGTTCCTTTCCGGCTGAAATGAGTATCTCTCTCTCATCGTCTTTAATATCATGCATCTTCCTGCCTGCTATATTCAGCGCACCAATTATCCGGCCCTTTGAGAGTAGTGGAATACTTGCTATTGTTATAAACCCGGTTTCATCTGCAATTTCCGGAGATAAGGTATTGTAATGGCAGGTAATTATCGGATTTCCCTTCATAAACAAAGTGTCATAAGGTGCTTTTCTGATTGGGACTGTGCCTGATTTTTTAAGAATGTATCCGGGCAGATTTTCAGAACAGACAATGGATGCAGTTTCTGTCTCAGTATTAACAATATATATGGCTCCTGCATCATATTCAAGGAGTGAGAGTGTCGCATTTAAGGTATTGTTAAGGAGTGACCGGAGATCATCTGCCTGATTTGCGATTGTTATAATCTTATTGAGGATTGAGAGCTTCTTTGCATTCTGTGAAAGCAGACTGTTTTTTTCCTTTAATATATCTTCATTCTCTTCCAGCTTTTCCTGAGCCTGCACAATCTCATCAAGCTGCTGTCTCAGTTCCTCCTCTGCGGCTGCAAGCTCTTCATTTTTTCTTTTAAGCTCTTCTTCAGCCCTTTTTTTCTCTGTTATATCAAGGTGGGTGCCTGCCATCCGCAGAGGTGCATTATTAATGTCCCTCTCGGCCACACGTCCCTTGTCCAGAATCCAGATGACCCGTCCGTCTCTGCCGATAAGCCTGTATTCACACTCATATGACGGATTTTTCCCCTCTAAATGGCCTTTGAGCACTGCCATTACAGAGTCATGGTCCTCCGGATGAATCAGCCTCTCCCATGAACTTACATCTCCGGGAATCTCCTCCGGAGAATAGCCCATCATTTCTGCCCATCTCCGGTTGAAGATCACCTTTCCGGTCCGGACATGCCAGTCCCATGTTCCAAGTTCCCCACCTTCAATTGTTATTGAAAGGCGATCGAGGAGATCTGTTCTTTCACTGATATTGCGTATGATTGTGGTGCTTATTCGCTGCCCTGCCTCTCCGGATAGATTTGTGCTGACCTCAACAGGTATAAGCCGTCCGTCTTTATGGATCATCTGACCTTCAAAGAGAGACCTGCCGCTGTTTATTAAATCATTACCTATTCTTACACTCTTTCCGGAACTCTCAGGGCATGTAATATCCCTTATATTTAATGTTTTTAATTCATCCCGTGAGTAGCCAAGTATCTCTTCAGCGGCCTGGTTGGCATCAATTATCCGGCCCGGTCTGTTATCAGGGGTGATCTCATTGATAATTATCATATCATTTGCATTTTCAAAAATCCCTTTGTAACGCTTCTCACTTCTTTTCAGGATCACTTCGGCCTCTTTACGGGCGGTTATATCGGTAAATGTGACTGCAAACTGTCCGGTTTTTGGAGAATATGCAAAGACATCATACCACTGGTCAAGTTCCCGGCTGTAATTTTCAAACTCTGCCGTCTTTTTGGTAAGGGCGACATCTCCGTACGTCTCTATCCAGTAGTCCTCAGTTTCCGGGAGAACCTCAAGAACCCTCCTGCCAATAATCTCCTCAGCCTTAAGTCCGGTAAGTTTCTCAAAAGCAGGATTGACTGCAAGAAAACGGTAGTCAACCGGTTTTTTGTTCTCGTCTGTGATTATCTCATGCAGGGCGAATCCCTGCGTCATATTCTCAAAAAGCTGCCTGTAACGCTCCTCGCTCTTATGAAGTGCTTCTTCACCCTTTCTTTGTGCAACAGCATATCTTATCTTATTGGTGAGTTCGGCAAACTGTGATTTTGGCTCCCCTCCCTTCTGGATATAAAAATCGGCTCCACTGTTGAGGGCTTCAATTACAACCTCCTCGCGGCCCTTTCCTGTGAAGATGATAAACGGCGTATTGTCTCCACGTCCGCGAAGAGAGTTTAAAAATGAGATTCCGTCACATTCCGGCATCTGATAGTCTGAGATTATGGCATCATATCTACTGGCGGATAAAAGTTCTAAGGCATCAGATGCACTCTCGCAGGTTGTAACATTAAAATCCCCTATATGCTCAAGATATAACTTTCCGGCTTCAAGAAGGACTGGTTCGTCATCCACATATAATATTGACAACGTCTGTTTTGAGGACTCCGAACCGTTCATTATTACTTTTCCGGTTAGATTGTATTAATATCTTTCTCAATTCTCCACGCACCGTCCGGAACAGTCATCTCAAAGCGTGCACCTTTCCCATACTTACCTGTCTCAGTGATCGTAATTCCGGTAATCGCAAGAATTTCCCGGATCAGGAAGAGGCCAAGGCCTGTATTTGCACCAACACCACGCTCAAAGATCCTCTCCTTCATCTCATCCGGAACTCCGCATCCGTCATCTTCGTATATGATGAGATATCCTGAACGACTTCTCTTTTTGGACCGGTCTGCACTCTGTGAGAGTTCAACCTTCCTGCATGACACCCTCACCTCAGTTGCACCATCAGCATGACGGAGGGCATTGTCGTATAAATTATATACAACCCTCATAACCATTGGATCTGCATAGATCCAAAGCCCTCTGCATTCACATACAACAGGAAGCCGGCCTTTGGCAGTATCGCATATGGCAGATGAGATGTCATGCCATAATGGCTCTTTTGAACCAAGCCCGTCATATTCTCTTGTAAATTCGATCTGTCTCTGAACCGTATCAGTTGCTGCTCTGATACTATCGCAGTATTTTGAAAGTCTCCTGTCCATGTCTATACGTTCTGCGAGATCAAGATACCCTCCAATGACCATAACCTGATTTAAAATGTCATGTCTGGTTATTGAAGAGAGCAGTTTAAGCTTATTATTGGTTATACGCAGAGCCTCATCCGCCAGTTTCCGCTTGGTTATGTCATCAATAATTATTCTTGCTCCGTCAACGGCCCCTTCTTTACGTAATGGTGTCGCATGAATTCTGAGGTACACTTTTTTCCCCCAGACAGAGATGTACTCCATTTCAAGCTCAGAAATACTGGTTTTGTCCTCTAAAACTCCCCTTAAAATGTCTGAAAATCCGGAAGCAACAAGATTTTTATTTTCCAAAAGATTTATTCCGGACGATTCATTCACCCCCGGAGAGCCAAGAATTACCGGTACTTTGGAATTTAAGTAGATAATTCTGCCTGATTTGTCACAGGTCAGAATCCCTACCGGGGCATTGTCAGCGAGATCACGATATTTCTCCCCGGATTTTTTCAGTTCCTCTCTCATCTCTCTTCTATCCGTAATGTCCTGTATCTGAACAAGATAGCCGTTAATCATGGCTTCTTCATTTTTCAGGGGACTTATCAGAAGATCAAGCCAGATGATTCCTCTTTTTGATGTGGGATAGATGTTATTTTCAAGCACTTTGGAGAAATCAAATGCAGTTTCAAACCGGACTGTTATGCCGTTAAGGATCTCTCTCTTCTTCTCATCTGCCAGGTTTGGATCAGAAAACAGGAAAAATCCGGAGAGTGCGTCAGATTTTTCAATGCCAAATATTTTCAGGCATGCCGGATTTGCATTGATAAAATATCCGTCTGAGTCAAGGAGTTCAATTCCAATCGGGGAATTGTCAAATATTGTCCTGTACTGCTCTTCACTCTTCTGCAAGGCCTCTTCTGCCTGTTTTCTGTCAGTGACATCCCTTGTTACACATACAAGAACCGCTTTTTTGTCCCAGTACCCGCGGGTGATTTTTGTCTCAGCCTCAATCGTCCGTTTGTTCTTTGCAATGAGGGGGATATTGCAGGTATCGGTAATTCCGGCAGCAATATCCTTAATATTCTTTATAACATCATTTCTTCTCTCTTCCGGATGAAGTATTAATACTTCCCTCCCGGAGAGTTCTTCTTCACTATATCCCAGTTCTCTTTCAACAGAAGCATTGACTCTGATAATATTGCCGTCATTATCAAGAATCAGCACCATCTCTTCGATTGAATTGAAGAGCAGTTCAAGATTTTCAGCATATTTCTTCGATTTCTCCTCTACTGCCTTTAAGCCTGAAATGTCTGTAATTATGCCCTGAATTCCGGTGACTCTGCCATCTGCTATAATTCTCTGTCCATTATTTCTAATCCAGACAGTTCCGCCTTCTTTTTTAATAAGCCGGAATTCTGTTGGGTTTTTTCCGCCGGCAAGCAGAATATTGAATTCATTTATGCGATCAGGTCTGTCTTTTGGATATACGAAATCGGTGTAATGCCTGCCTGTCATCTCAGATGCCTGATAGCCGGTAAGGTCTGTGATATTTTGGGAGACATAGGTTATTACACCATCATCATCCAGCCGGAATATAACTTCACTGACATTTTCAATAAGTGACCTGTACTTCTCGTGGCTCAGTTTCAGTTCAGATTCGGCCCTTTTTTTATCTGTTACATCCTGGTGAACGGAGAGGATGCATGGACGGCCTTCAAAAATTATTTTAAGTCCGGAGATTGAGAGGCTTTTATGCTTTCCTGAGGTGGTGATAATATCCGCTTCAAAGTTGGAGACTATGCCGGTTTTGTTGATCTCTTCCAGCCAGATTTTTCTTCTTTTAGGATTTGCCCAGAATTCCTGTGCATTAATGCCGTTTATATCCTCTGATTTAAGTTCTAAGACCTCAGCAGTTCTTGAATTTATCAGGAGGATTTCACCTTTTATTGTGGCAATGCTCATTGAGATGGGGATTTCCTTTATTATACTGTAAAACTGCCCTTCGCTCTCTTTGAGTTTTCTCTGAATATCCGGGAGTTCGTCCATCTGTGATCTCAGTTCCTCTTCTGCCGCCGCAAGCTGGCTGTTTGCAGCTATAAGTTCATCATTTTTCTGCCGGAGTTTTTTTTCAGCCTCTTTTTTTGCGGTAATGTCTGTAAATGTAACTGCGAACTGTCCTCTTTCCGGCGAATATGCAATGACATCATACCAGCGTCCGAGTTCTGCACTGTAATTTTCAAACTCTGCTGTGGTATTGCTGAGGGCGACTTCGCCGTATTTTTTTATCCAGTATTTTTCTGTTTCAGGCAGAATTTCCAGGACAGTTCTGCCTGTGATTTCGTCTGCTTTCAGCCCGGTGAGCCTCTCAAATGCCGGATTTACGGCAATAAACCGGTAGTCTGTCGGATTTCCGCTTTTGTCTGTGATGATCTCATGCAGGGCAAACCCCTGTGTCATATTGTCAAAGAGCTGCCTGTAACGCTCTTCGCTCTTTCTTTTATCAACTGCATATTTTATTTTGTTGGTGAGTTCCGCAAAGAGTGACTCGGGACTGCCCCCCTTCTGGAGATAGAAGTCTGCTCCGCTGTTTAAAGCTATGGCGTCAAAATAGAGTTGGATTTATAACTCCCTAAATCCCTCTCAAAACAGCCTACATTCCTTTTAAATTTTGATCTGACTTTCAATTCTAAATCAATGGTTTCATATATGTGGTGATATATATCACTATGGGTGTCATACATACGGAAATACACTCGTCACAACAAAAATGGAGATGTTAAGACCTACTTTGCTGAAGTTGAATCTGTTCGAATTGATGGAAAAGTTGTCCAGCGATACATCCGACCTTTAGGGACTGATCCATCTTTTCCAAATAATTTTACTATAGATAAAGACCATTTTTCTTTTTTAGCCAATCAACTAACTGAAAGAGAATTAACTCCAAATGAGGTATTAGATATGTTGGAAAATATGGGACACCCTGTCTCGCGTGAATCCCTTAAGAGTGTAGGTATTACCTACGACTTTGGAAAAAAAACGTACTCTATTTCCCTTTCCCACCCAAAGAACTCAAAAAAATCCATAACAGATGCCCAGTCTGTAAAAAAAGACTCTACGTCCAAAAAGCAGCTAAAAGAATAGTTAAAACATTATC
This window harbors:
- a CDS encoding PAS domain S-box protein encodes the protein MNGSESSKQTLSILYVDDEPVLLEAGKLYLEHIGDFNVTTCESASDALELLSASRYDAIISDYQMPECDGISFLNSLRGRGDNTPFIIFTGKGREEVVIEALNSGADFYIQKGGEPKSQFAELTNKIRYAVAQRKGEEALHKSEERYRQLFENMTQGFALHEIITDENKKPVDYRFLAVNPAFEKLTGLKAEEIIGRRVLEVLPETEDYWIETYGDVALTKKTAEFENYSRELDQWYDVFAYSPKTGQFAVTFTDITARKEAEVILKRSEKRYKGIFENANDMIIINEITPDNRPGRIIDANQAAEEILGYSRDELKTLNIRDITCPESSGKSVRIGNDLINSGRSLFEGQMIHKDGRLIPVEVSTNLSGEAGQRISTTIIRNISERTDLLDRLSITIEGGELGTWDWHVRTGKVIFNRRWAEMMGYSPEEIPGDVSSWERLIHPEDHDSVMAVLKGHLEGKNPSYECEYRLIGRDGRVIWILDKGRVAERDINNAPLRMAGTHLDITEKKRAEEELKRKNEELAAAEEELRQQLDEIVQAQEKLEENEDILKEKNSLLSQNAKKLSILNKIITIANQADDLRSLLNNTLNATLSLLEYDAGAIYIVNTETETASIVCSENLPGYILKKSGTVPIRKAPYDTLFMKGNPIITCHYNTLSPEIADETGFITIASIPLLSKGRIIGALNIAGRKMHDIKDDEREILISAGKELGSTVERFAAEDESKKLAANLELLFNSVGEMIVILDMNGRVVRVNNTILSRLGYLESELIGRDATILRPANRMEEVISNIQAMIAGEIDSCMIPVLTKEGKLIEAETTVTRGLWDNNQVLIAVVRDISSRKRAEEAFKIANKKLQLLSGITRHDILNQIMVIEGYLDIADSIEKDPELERYLNNVNQATYSIQRQIEFTREYNELGSEDPFWFNLPPLMEKTGRGNITLICDCKGLFIFADPMIERVLSNLYDNTLRHGKGATGIRVSCRPEEQPEEEPDGGHEKEKKTHGYIIIWEDDGCGVPDDMKEKIFERGVGANTGLGLFLIREILAITGITIRENGVHGKGARFEMTVPDGAWRIEKDINTI
- a CDS encoding PAS domain S-box protein, which codes for MTQGFALHEIITDKSGNPTDYRFIAVNPAFERLTGLKADEITGRTVLEILPETEKYWIKKYGEVALSNTTAEFENYSAELGRWYDVIAYSPERGQFAVTFTDITAKKEAEKKLRQKNDELIAANSQLAAAEEELRSQMDELPDIQRKLKESEGQFYSIIKEIPISMSIATIKGEILLINSRTAEVLELKSEDINGINAQEFWANPKRRKIWLEEINKTGIVSNFEADIITTSGKHKSLSISGLKIIFEGRPCILSVHQDVTDKKRAESELKLSHEKYRSLIENVSEVIFRLDDDGVITYVSQNITDLTGYQASEMTGRHYTDFVYPKDRPDRINEFNILLAGGKNPTEFRLIKKEGGTVWIRNNGQRIIADGRVTGIQGIITDISGLKAVEEKSKKYAENLELLFNSIEEMVLILDNDGNIIRVNASVERELGYSEEELSGREVLILHPEERRNDVIKNIKDIAAGITDTCNIPLIAKNKRTIEAETKITRGYWDKKAVLVCVTRDVTDRKQAEEALQKSEEQYRTIFDNSPIGIELLDSDGYFINANPACLKIFGIEKSDALSGFFLFSDPNLADEKKREILNGITVRFETAFDFSKVLENNIYPTSKRGIIWLDLLISPLKNEEAMINGYLVQIQDITDRREMREELKKSGEKYRDLADNAPVGILTCDKSGRIIYLNSKVPVILGSPGVNESSGINLLENKNLVASGFSDILRGVLEDKTSISELEMEYISVWGKKVYLRIHATPLRKEGAVDGARIIIDDITKRKLADEALRITNNKLKLLSSITRHDILNQVMVIGGYLDLAERIDMDRRLSKYCDSIRAATDTVQRQIEFTREYDGLGSKEPLWHDISSAICDTAKGRLPVVCECRGLWIYADPMVMRVVYNLYDNALRHADGATEVRVSCRKVELSQSADRSKKRSRSGYLIIYEDDGCGVPDEMKERIFERGVGANTGLGLFLIREILAITGITITETGKYGKGARFEMTVPDGAWRIEKDINTI